A window of Prolixibacter sp. SD074 contains these coding sequences:
- a CDS encoding MFS transporter encodes MPNYAKIPFRADRWPFFYGWFIVLIGTLGVLFSIPGQTMGVSVFTDHLIGELNISRDQISLAYMFGTIGSSLFLTLAGKWYDRYGVRLVMSGATLTLAFALVLASFSPAIVLLGKGLAFLPLSYFAVFVMSLLFFLIRFSGQGVMTLASRNMIMKWFDRKRGLANALSSAFVSFSFSLSPLFLAWGINRFEWFGTWRWLAVLLLLFAVLVLVFYRDNPEICGLVPDGKMTHPLTENEKLQQNRKQFTLQEARKTIAFWGVAIANTYNGFFITGLTFHILSIFKTVGMDESKALGIFLPATVISVIVSIGGNYISDFVRLKYLLFIMALGGILSSVGLILLGDGWAYYVLIIGNGIVSGIYTVLSAVAFPRYFGRKHLGAISGFNMSMIVFGSAIAPLIFSLSKTQTGSYYTAGMFSLTIAVLIFLLATRVHNPQQS; translated from the coding sequence ATGCCAAACTACGCTAAAATCCCTTTTCGGGCCGATCGTTGGCCATTCTTCTATGGTTGGTTTATTGTGTTGATAGGAACCCTGGGGGTTTTGTTCAGTATCCCGGGACAAACGATGGGTGTTTCGGTATTCACCGACCACCTGATTGGTGAGTTGAACATCTCGCGCGACCAAATCAGCCTGGCGTATATGTTTGGCACGATTGGCAGTTCGCTGTTTCTCACCCTTGCGGGAAAATGGTACGACCGTTACGGAGTTCGCCTGGTAATGAGTGGAGCTACACTTACCCTGGCTTTTGCATTGGTATTGGCATCGTTTTCCCCAGCCATTGTTTTATTGGGGAAAGGACTTGCGTTTTTACCCTTGTCCTATTTTGCCGTGTTCGTTATGAGTTTGCTCTTTTTCCTGATTCGCTTTTCAGGACAAGGCGTAATGACATTGGCGTCGCGCAACATGATCATGAAGTGGTTCGACCGGAAACGTGGTCTTGCCAATGCACTGAGCAGTGCTTTTGTTAGTTTCAGCTTTTCGTTGTCGCCACTGTTTTTGGCATGGGGGATCAACCGGTTCGAATGGTTTGGGACATGGCGTTGGCTGGCAGTATTATTACTACTTTTCGCTGTACTTGTATTGGTTTTCTACCGCGATAATCCGGAAATCTGCGGACTCGTTCCCGATGGCAAAATGACTCATCCTTTAACCGAAAATGAGAAACTTCAGCAGAATCGAAAACAGTTTACTTTGCAAGAGGCACGAAAGACAATTGCATTCTGGGGCGTTGCTATCGCCAATACCTATAACGGATTTTTTATTACCGGATTAACCTTTCATATTTTATCCATTTTTAAGACCGTTGGAATGGATGAATCCAAAGCGCTGGGGATTTTCCTTCCAGCTACGGTTATCTCCGTCATTGTTTCCATTGGCGGAAATTACATCAGTGATTTCGTTCGTTTGAAATATCTTCTTTTCATTATGGCATTGGGAGGCATATTGTCTTCTGTTGGGTTAATTTTGCTTGGTGATGGATGGGCCTATTATGTGTTGATTATAGGAAACGGAATTGTGAGCGGTATATATACTGTTCTTTCTGCGGTGGCATTTCCCCGCTACTTTGGCCGAAAGCACCTCGGCGCCATTTCGGGCTTTAACATGTCGATGATTGTTTTTGGCAGTGCTATTGCTCCTTTGATTTTTAGTTTGAGCAAAACGCAAACCGGTAGCTATTATACGGCCGGAATGTTCTCCCTTACGATTGCCGTACTGATATTCCTGCTCGCAACCCGCGTTCACAACCCACAACAAAGTTAA
- a CDS encoding RHS repeat-associated core domain-containing protein has translation MWRLSGNGKKGYGFTYDGLNRLTVADYGTYSGSWANTSAYDLSSVGYDKNGNLNYDGIRNLTISYFEEFNLPKQYYKNSTNKVDYYYDGLGTKWRKTATVSGVASTTLYDGTFIYENGTLKKVLTSEGYYDPSAGRYYYYLKDHLGNTRLTFHYSGTTAVVDQEVEYYPFGSLFTGNNLDKNKYLYNGKELNDEFFENYDYGARFYDAELGRWHVVDPSADKYYSISPYAYCANNPMIYIDLTGMEFTDAAWEWVNKLIAEVNSRQESNNARIADKQAKLDAGGLSAKQEKRLNRQIGNLQSQNNSLEGVRGEVATTAASDQTYNVVESSSQNESGPLPGMGTEVAYTSFNFDTKNVDITVSPGAGLGLFAHELLHGYQFETGQISLGAAGAKGYSFLLDKTNEVAGYARQWMFGSNEGVTSISTLPERYSGLPQGPINVHNYSFQGRKLSDMNPYELQRLSKIMKQAYRYNGKTFY, from the coding sequence ATGTGGCGGCTATCGGGTAATGGCAAAAAAGGGTATGGTTTTACCTACGACGGTTTGAACCGGTTGACCGTAGCCGATTACGGGACCTATTCAGGAAGCTGGGCGAATACTTCAGCCTATGATTTGAGTTCTGTCGGTTACGATAAAAACGGCAACCTGAACTATGATGGAATACGTAATTTAACGATAAGTTATTTTGAAGAATTTAATTTGCCGAAACAGTATTACAAGAATTCCACTAACAAGGTAGATTACTATTACGATGGACTGGGGACTAAGTGGCGCAAAACAGCCACGGTTTCGGGCGTTGCCTCCACCACGCTTTATGATGGTACTTTTATCTACGAAAACGGCACCCTGAAGAAGGTGTTGACCTCCGAAGGGTATTACGACCCGTCGGCAGGGCGGTACTACTATTACCTGAAAGATCACCTGGGGAATACCCGTCTAACCTTCCATTACAGTGGTACCACGGCGGTAGTCGACCAGGAAGTTGAGTACTATCCGTTTGGCAGCCTGTTTACCGGGAACAATCTCGATAAAAATAAGTACCTTTATAACGGTAAGGAATTAAACGACGAGTTCTTTGAAAATTATGACTACGGGGCAAGGTTCTATGATGCTGAACTGGGACGATGGCATGTTGTTGACCCATCAGCTGATAAATACTACTCTATCTCTCCATATGCTTATTGTGCTAATAACCCCATGATTTATATTGACCTAACGGGGATGGAATTTACAGATGCTGCATGGGAATGGGTGAATAAGTTAATTGCGGAGGTTAACAGTCGGCAAGAAAGCAATAATGCAAGAATTGCTGACAAACAAGCAAAGCTGGATGCTGGCGGTCTATCTGCAAAACAAGAGAAGAGGTTAAACAGGCAAATAGGAAATCTTCAAAGCCAAAATAACTCGTTGGAAGGAGTAAGAGGTGAAGTTGCAACAACGGCAGCCTCTGACCAGACGTATAATGTGGTTGAGAGCTCTTCTCAAAATGAAAGCGGGCCTCTTCCTGGCATGGGAACAGAAGTAGCTTACACATCCTTTAACTTTGATACTAAAAATGTAGATATTACAGTATCTCCCGGTGCGGGATTAGGTCTTTTTGCACATGAACTTTTACATGGATATCAATTTGAGACAGGTCAAATTAGTTTGGGAGCTGCTGGCGCAAAAGGGTATAGTTTTCTTTTAGATAAGACGAATGAAGTTGCAGGCTATGCTAGGCAATGGATGTTTGGCAGTAATGAAGGAGTTACAAGCATAAGCACTTTGCCAGAGAGATATAGCGGTCTTCCCCAAGGACCTATAAATGTCCATAACTATAGTTTCCAGGGAAGAAAGTTAAGCGATATGAACCCCTATGAACTTCAGCGATTATCTAAAATAATGAAGCAGGCGTATAGGTATAATGGGAAAACTTTTTATTAA
- the nspC gene encoding carboxynorspermidine decarboxylase: MAIDLSKVPSPCYVLDEGLLRKNLELIRGVKDAAGVDIILAFKGFAMWSAFPIVREYISGATASGAYEARLAVEEMKALAHTYSPAYAGDDFGEVLECSSHITFNSLSQLERFLPAVRNYSRRISVGLRVNPEFSEVGTDLYNPCSPGTRLGILSSQLGDELPEGVEGLHFHTLCESDPVDLEKTLAAFEERFARFLPKVKWVNMGGGHLMTCNGYDTQHLINLLKAFREKWDVEVILEPGSAFAWETGVLKSTVVDVVENKGIRTAVLNVSFTAHMPDCLEMPYKPRIQGAHFDPVDGKPTYRMGGNSCLAGDFVGDWSFDEELKPGDSIVFEDMVHYTMVKTTMFNGVAHPSIGIWNDETGFRLVRGFSYSDYKQRLS; encoded by the coding sequence ATGGCTATCGATCTGAGTAAGGTTCCTTCGCCCTGTTACGTACTCGACGAAGGTTTGTTGCGGAAAAATCTCGAACTCATCCGGGGCGTGAAGGACGCCGCAGGAGTGGATATCATCCTCGCGTTTAAAGGCTTTGCCATGTGGAGTGCTTTCCCCATTGTTCGTGAATACATTAGCGGTGCGACAGCCAGTGGCGCCTATGAGGCCCGTTTGGCAGTGGAGGAGATGAAGGCCTTGGCGCATACCTATTCGCCGGCTTATGCCGGGGATGATTTCGGTGAAGTCCTCGAATGTTCGTCGCACATCACCTTCAACTCCCTTTCGCAACTGGAGCGGTTCCTGCCGGCCGTGAGAAACTATTCGCGCAGGATATCGGTCGGACTTCGGGTCAATCCCGAATTCTCGGAAGTAGGCACCGATTTGTACAATCCCTGTTCGCCGGGAACGCGTTTAGGCATCTTATCATCGCAACTGGGCGATGAACTGCCCGAAGGCGTGGAAGGTTTGCATTTCCATACTTTGTGCGAGTCGGACCCGGTCGATTTGGAGAAAACACTGGCGGCGTTTGAAGAGCGTTTCGCCCGTTTCCTGCCGAAAGTAAAATGGGTGAACATGGGCGGCGGCCATCTTATGACCTGCAACGGGTATGATACGCAGCACCTGATCAATCTCCTGAAAGCTTTTCGTGAGAAGTGGGATGTGGAGGTGATTCTGGAACCGGGCAGTGCGTTTGCCTGGGAAACCGGCGTGCTGAAATCGACTGTGGTGGATGTAGTCGAAAACAAAGGCATCCGTACGGCCGTGCTCAACGTATCGTTTACGGCCCATATGCCCGACTGCCTCGAAATGCCTTACAAGCCCCGTATCCAGGGCGCTCATTTCGACCCGGTGGATGGCAAACCGACTTACCGTATGGGTGGAAATTCCTGCCTGGCCGGTGACTTTGTGGGCGATTGGTCGTTCGACGAAGAGCTGAAGCCCGGCGATTCGATTGTTTTCGAAGATATGGTTCACTACACGATGGTGAAAACCACCATGTTCAACGGGGTTGCCCATCCCTCCATCGGCATATGGAACGACGAAACCGGTTTCCGTCTGGTGCGGGGGTTCAGTTACTCGGATTATAAGCAGCGGTTGTCATAA
- a CDS encoding translocation/assembly module TamB domain-containing protein — MVRRIVKIVSWLVGGIIILVLAVLLVIRTGMLNQWLASVVSSKGSEMLHANVKLDSIRGNLLGDFYLKNFSLSRNDTTLLAFQKLEVKYSLASILRKNVNVDYVGLGQLRVFAVQEKDSTWNLEHILPADTTKMQPGSTLKSGSNWKVNISDFRLKDFQGAVLPIDTATIIPRKLALGLALSFRFEPDDLALNLKQFHLQTQKPDAVIDNLTGKLEVAKRRLKWSGLQFQTARSRMTSNGMLPLDSLNLTDLQLAFSPLDLADLQPFLKQPLYGTPNIQLSLKGGMRQTQVQLNVQEAKQRLSLDGWSSNLRTNPQYNLHLNIDSLNAATWTGDSTLTSLISGRFAVDGDGFNLKNNRLKLDGQLNDAHYSGYTVKNLSVNLDKKAGSMHARIDADTWLGSMEVVAQLDKIFTQPEYLLRAKLRHLDPGDFLPTDTLKSDLNLDVKVSGSGKDLNSLQAQTEIKSTASVLFGQPVSDFHTRMRYDAGDYQLDSLLFEVPAFHLFARGKGNIHSGNDFSVTVQARDINSLAMPMGLPPSEMTGTIAGRVTGPVDSLRFAGNINLQYLRYDSISVGSLAGNIQAIVQDSVYRGDAVLQASSLDINGTKMKSLGLKAQFQNGRLENQVDLIMNDSLKANVEANVLFRNVLRVDLKRLHLNLIGSEWNGGSDSTSIIPSSGSIVVRNLVLASQEQKIAVYGRFAFHGSEDLNLSVENIDLSQIPRFKGMPQNLKGIVSSGIRLTGEASKPEIQAFLDVQKPTLDIISLKQIAARINYVDERLTLQVVALGEKDSLLTAKLDLPLHLSFADSIYLLRNTAPVSGYLRVDSLEIARLNQFIAPQKMKMSGLFSSDVQLSNTIDDVKIGGHIRLDNGQFDDKEYGLNYRNIMLRSGLQGNRFSIDTLGMKAGKGYLGMNGYVQLKPQLEAVPEFIHLNVNAKDFSVANSDLLDAVINTNLLLEGTPEKPVFSGNLTVNQAHLNADALRARMAVKSDDPNPPLLVQAVQQASAFDTTGNHPSAMKYKVPSFQSVDFYRNLSGNFTVRIPGNFWIAGKDMNFEMKGDLRAVKEGKLVDLFGTLNVQRGFYKMYGKRFDFESGSLTFTGSDEMMNPVVDFTIAYSFRDVEKQLKKITLHITGRALAPTFEFRFDGQVITEQDALAYILFGRSSSQLTSAQSSSVNSASGVAKNLALGQVSALLKDAVQSTLNLDMLEISGDENWSLSSVAVGKYITKNLFLSYQQTFALDKKTKIIQPQKITLEYQIFRWLYLQATNQSTNSGFDLIIKKSWK, encoded by the coding sequence ATGGTAAGGAGAATCGTGAAAATAGTAAGCTGGCTGGTTGGCGGAATCATCATTCTGGTTCTCGCTGTGCTGCTGGTGATCCGTACCGGAATGCTGAATCAATGGCTGGCTTCTGTCGTTTCGTCCAAGGGAAGTGAAATGCTGCATGCCAATGTGAAACTTGATTCCATCCGGGGAAACCTGTTAGGAGATTTTTATCTGAAGAATTTCTCGCTTTCGCGGAATGATACGACATTGTTGGCTTTTCAAAAGCTGGAAGTAAAATATTCTCTGGCATCGATCCTCCGAAAGAACGTGAACGTTGACTATGTCGGGCTGGGACAACTTCGTGTTTTTGCTGTCCAGGAAAAAGATTCGACCTGGAATCTGGAACACATTCTTCCGGCGGATACCACAAAAATGCAGCCGGGTTCGACATTGAAAAGCGGAAGTAATTGGAAGGTGAACATATCCGACTTTCGTCTGAAAGATTTTCAGGGAGCAGTCCTCCCGATTGATACGGCCACAATTATTCCGCGAAAATTGGCGCTCGGCTTAGCATTATCTTTCCGGTTCGAACCGGACGATTTGGCACTCAACTTAAAGCAGTTTCACCTGCAAACGCAAAAACCGGATGCCGTTATCGACAACCTGACGGGAAAACTGGAGGTGGCGAAACGGCGGTTGAAGTGGAGCGGCCTGCAATTCCAAACTGCTCGTTCGCGAATGACCAGTAACGGAATGCTGCCACTCGATTCACTCAATTTAACTGATTTGCAGCTGGCTTTTTCCCCACTCGATTTAGCGGATTTGCAACCTTTCCTGAAACAGCCGCTTTATGGTACGCCCAATATCCAGCTTTCGCTGAAAGGCGGGATGCGGCAAACCCAGGTGCAACTGAATGTCCAGGAGGCAAAGCAACGGCTTTCTCTTGATGGTTGGTCCAGTAATTTGCGCACGAACCCACAGTACAATTTGCACCTTAATATCGACAGTCTGAATGCAGCAACCTGGACGGGAGATAGCACGTTGACCTCATTGATTTCCGGACGTTTTGCCGTTGATGGTGACGGTTTTAACCTGAAAAATAATCGGCTGAAACTGGACGGGCAATTGAACGATGCTCACTATTCCGGTTATACGGTGAAGAATCTTTCAGTGAACCTGGACAAAAAAGCTGGCAGTATGCATGCCCGGATTGATGCGGATACCTGGTTGGGAAGCATGGAAGTTGTAGCGCAATTGGATAAGATATTTACCCAACCGGAATATCTGCTCAGAGCGAAACTGAGGCATCTGGATCCCGGTGATTTCTTACCCACTGATACGCTGAAGTCAGATTTGAACCTGGATGTAAAAGTGAGTGGTTCCGGCAAGGATTTGAATAGCTTGCAGGCACAGACTGAAATTAAATCGACAGCTTCTGTATTGTTTGGTCAACCGGTTTCCGATTTCCATACCCGGATGCGTTATGATGCAGGCGATTATCAATTGGATAGTCTGCTCTTCGAGGTTCCGGCCTTTCATCTTTTCGCGAGGGGGAAGGGGAACATTCACTCGGGCAACGACTTTTCAGTAACTGTTCAGGCCCGGGACATTAACAGTCTGGCTATGCCGATGGGATTACCGCCGTCGGAAATGACGGGGACTATTGCCGGAAGAGTAACCGGCCCGGTTGACTCACTTCGTTTTGCCGGAAACATCAATCTTCAATACCTGCGTTATGATTCCATCAGCGTGGGCTCGTTGGCCGGAAATATACAGGCCATAGTGCAGGATAGTGTTTATCGTGGAGATGCTGTTTTGCAGGCAAGTTCACTGGATATCAATGGGACGAAAATGAAATCCCTTGGCCTGAAGGCGCAGTTTCAAAATGGACGTTTGGAGAATCAGGTTGATTTGATAATGAATGATTCGTTGAAAGCAAATGTCGAAGCAAATGTCCTTTTCAGGAATGTTCTCCGGGTTGATCTGAAACGGCTCCATTTGAATTTGATCGGCTCGGAGTGGAACGGAGGAAGCGATTCAACTTCGATTATTCCGTCCAGTGGTTCCATCGTTGTGAGGAACCTGGTATTGGCTTCGCAGGAGCAAAAAATAGCAGTATATGGACGGTTTGCTTTTCATGGTAGTGAAGATTTAAACCTGTCTGTTGAAAATATTGATTTATCACAGATTCCACGGTTTAAAGGGATGCCCCAAAACTTAAAGGGAATTGTTTCTTCGGGCATCCGGTTGACAGGTGAGGCATCCAAGCCTGAAATACAAGCCTTTCTGGATGTACAAAAGCCAACGCTCGATATCATTAGCCTGAAGCAGATTGCGGCCCGAATAAATTACGTGGATGAAAGACTAACTTTGCAGGTAGTTGCGTTGGGTGAAAAAGACTCACTCTTAACTGCCAAACTAGATCTCCCGTTACACCTTTCGTTCGCCGATAGCATTTATCTGCTCCGGAACACGGCCCCGGTTAGCGGGTACTTACGGGTCGATAGTCTGGAAATTGCCCGGTTGAACCAGTTCATCGCACCGCAGAAAATGAAAATGAGTGGCTTGTTTTCGTCCGATGTGCAGCTTTCTAATACCATCGACGATGTGAAAATTGGTGGCCATATCCGTCTCGATAACGGACAATTTGATGATAAAGAGTACGGATTGAATTACCGGAATATCATGTTACGAAGCGGCCTTCAGGGCAACCGGTTCTCAATTGATACATTGGGCATGAAGGCAGGAAAAGGATACCTGGGAATGAATGGGTATGTGCAGTTGAAACCGCAGTTGGAAGCTGTTCCTGAGTTTATTCATTTGAATGTCAACGCGAAAGATTTTTCCGTGGCTAATTCTGATTTACTGGATGCTGTGATTAATACGAATTTGCTTTTAGAGGGAACCCCGGAAAAGCCTGTATTTTCCGGAAATCTGACAGTCAACCAGGCACATTTAAACGCGGATGCTTTGCGTGCCCGGATGGCAGTGAAATCGGACGATCCCAACCCGCCCTTGCTGGTGCAGGCCGTTCAGCAGGCATCAGCGTTTGATACAACGGGTAACCACCCTTCAGCGATGAAGTATAAGGTTCCCTCGTTCCAGTCTGTCGACTTTTACCGCAACCTGAGCGGAAACTTTACCGTTCGCATTCCCGGGAATTTTTGGATTGCGGGAAAAGACATGAATTTTGAGATGAAAGGGGATTTGCGTGCGGTGAAGGAAGGAAAGCTGGTGGATCTATTCGGTACGCTGAATGTGCAGCGCGGATTTTATAAGATGTATGGCAAACGCTTCGATTTTGAGTCGGGTAGTTTGACCTTTACCGGAAGTGATGAAATGATGAACCCAGTGGTTGATTTTACCATTGCTTATTCGTTCCGTGATGTTGAAAAGCAATTGAAGAAAATTACTTTGCATATTACCGGCCGGGCACTTGCACCTACATTTGAATTTCGTTTCGATGGACAGGTGATTACTGAGCAGGATGCACTGGCTTATATTTTATTTGGTCGTTCGTCCAGTCAACTTACCTCTGCACAAAGCTCGAGTGTGAATAGTGCATCGGGAGTTGCTAAGAACTTGGCGCTCGGACAGGTTTCTGCACTGCTGAAGGACGCGGTGCAGTCCACATTGAACCTCGATATGTTGGAGATTTCAGGAGACGAGAACTGGTCGTTGAGCAGTGTAGCGGTAGGAAAATATATTACCAAGAATCTCTTTCTCAGTTATCAGCAGACTTTTGCCCTTGATAAAAAGACCAAAATTATTCAGCCACAAAAGATTACGTTGGAATATCAGATTTTCCGCTGGCTTTACCTGCAGGCGACCAATCAGTCAACGAACTCCGGATTTGATCTGATAATTAAAAAATCATGGAAATGA
- the bamA gene encoding outer membrane protein assembly factor BamA gives MVKKVAFEGNATLTDEGLAGQMNTESPTFLDKLQFWKSAPAFSNYILDDDIERLKRYYQRNGFLHPKIGYSLDSNKAGRRISVLIHINEGRPYLISDVKVQDGTTRLDSTIISAVRKDFPVKQGSRFVDQQVYQSEDKLTHAFTDKGYPLVQVKRDIQVDTTEHSVGLNFQVHPGPEAWFGKITCHGDSLVPQKFIRNKVQFSSGDRFSQKQLQKTQQKLFNTELFSYVVVRALIDSIKGDSVPVAVYLKENPGWLLKAGVGYGTEDRVRVSAELTRLHFLGGARRLIFNGKHSHFLPFSFDTKFIQPDIFRDNLDFILNPFYIRENETGFEVDRLGTGVTFQQTFSSGTAGYLMYSLEKDWLTNKTLVTADSTVNPQDSIHNKSGITFGVTRNTTNDVFDPTKGWKLNTYITYMGIGFQSKYHYIKVESDVRHYIPFNVNWVFAARLRAGVIRPIGGDKESPLEDRFLLGGANSLRGWGRNQVSPVNGNGVPIGGNSVLEGSAEFRFPVYGIFGGAAFMDFGNVWPKALQYNLASLKCDVGLGVRVKTPIGPIRLDLATPVFENKFRTQFFISIGQAF, from the coding sequence GTGGTTAAGAAAGTGGCGTTCGAAGGAAATGCCACGCTGACTGATGAAGGCCTCGCAGGGCAGATGAATACGGAAAGCCCGACATTTCTCGATAAGTTACAATTTTGGAAATCGGCTCCGGCTTTTTCAAATTACATTCTGGATGATGATATCGAGCGGTTGAAAAGGTACTATCAGCGCAATGGATTTTTGCATCCTAAAATCGGTTACTCGCTTGATTCCAATAAAGCAGGCCGACGAATTTCTGTCCTAATCCACATCAACGAGGGAAGGCCTTATCTTATCAGTGATGTAAAAGTACAGGATGGTACAACACGACTGGATTCGACCATTATAAGTGCTGTCCGGAAAGATTTTCCAGTTAAGCAGGGAAGTCGTTTTGTTGATCAGCAAGTATACCAATCGGAGGATAAATTAACCCATGCTTTTACCGATAAGGGTTATCCGCTGGTGCAGGTAAAACGCGATATCCAGGTCGATACCACAGAACATTCCGTTGGCCTTAACTTTCAGGTGCATCCGGGACCGGAAGCCTGGTTTGGAAAGATAACCTGTCACGGCGATTCCCTGGTACCCCAAAAATTTATTCGGAACAAGGTTCAGTTTTCTTCAGGTGATCGCTTCTCCCAAAAGCAATTACAAAAAACACAGCAGAAGCTTTTCAATACCGAATTATTCAGTTATGTCGTTGTTCGTGCACTGATTGATAGTATCAAGGGAGACAGTGTCCCGGTCGCCGTTTACCTGAAGGAAAATCCGGGTTGGTTGTTAAAAGCCGGTGTGGGATATGGTACAGAAGACCGTGTTCGGGTATCGGCTGAACTTACCCGGTTACATTTTCTGGGAGGTGCCCGGCGCTTGATTTTTAATGGAAAACACTCTCATTTTCTCCCCTTCAGTTTTGATACTAAGTTTATTCAGCCTGATATTTTTCGCGATAACCTCGATTTTATCCTGAACCCGTTTTATATCCGGGAAAATGAAACCGGTTTTGAGGTCGATCGACTGGGAACCGGCGTCACCTTTCAGCAAACATTTTCTTCCGGTACTGCCGGCTATTTGATGTATTCGCTGGAAAAAGACTGGCTGACCAATAAGACACTGGTAACTGCTGATTCAACGGTCAATCCTCAGGATTCGATTCACAATAAATCGGGAATCACTTTTGGTGTCACCCGGAATACGACCAACGATGTTTTTGATCCGACGAAAGGTTGGAAATTGAATACGTACATTACCTATATGGGAATTGGATTTCAATCGAAATATCACTACATCAAAGTCGAGTCAGATGTGCGGCACTATATTCCGTTTAACGTGAATTGGGTGTTTGCCGCCCGGTTGCGTGCCGGTGTTATTCGTCCCATAGGGGGAGATAAGGAGAGTCCGTTGGAAGACCGGTTTCTCTTGGGAGGAGCCAATTCCTTGCGCGGTTGGGGACGTAACCAGGTTTCTCCGGTAAACGGGAACGGCGTGCCGATTGGCGGTAACAGTGTCCTGGAAGGAAGTGCGGAATTCCGGTTTCCGGTTTATGGAATATTCGGAGGTGCCGCTTTCATGGATTTTGGTAACGTGTGGCCTAAAGCCTTACAGTACAATCTGGCCAGTCTTAAATGTGATGTCGGACTGGGTGTTCGGGTGAAAACGCCTATCGGTCCCATTCGATTGGATTTAGCGACACCTGTGTTTGAGAATAAGTTTCGAACGCAGTTTTTCATCTCTATCGGACAAGCATTTTAG
- a CDS encoding saccharopine dehydrogenase family protein has translation MGKVLIIGAGGVGTVVAHKMAGLPKVFSGIMLASRTKSKCDAIAEKIGGDRIQTAQVDADSVPQLVGLIRSFQPDLVVNVALPYQDLTIMDACLETGVSYLDTANYEPKEEAKFEYKWQWAYHDRFKEAGLTAILGCGFDPGATSIFTSYAAKHVFDEIQYLDIVDCNAGDHGKAFATNFNPEINIREVTQKGKYWENDDWVLTGPHEIHKPLNYPNIGPKESYLIYHEELESLVKNFPTIKRARFWMTFGQEYLTHLRVIQNIGMAGIEPVMYEGKEIVPIQFLKAVLPDPGDLGENYHGETSIGCRIRGLKDGKEQTYYIYNNCSHEAAYKETGMQAVSYTTGVPAMIGSMMFMRGKWRKPGVNNVEQFDPDPFMEELKKHGLPWHELHDVDLEL, from the coding sequence ATGGGTAAAGTGTTGATCATTGGTGCCGGTGGCGTGGGAACCGTTGTTGCTCACAAAATGGCCGGACTTCCTAAAGTATTTTCGGGAATCATGCTGGCAAGCCGCACCAAATCAAAGTGCGATGCAATTGCTGAAAAAATAGGTGGGGACCGCATCCAAACGGCTCAGGTAGATGCTGACAGTGTGCCGCAGCTGGTCGGGTTAATTCGTTCGTTTCAACCGGACTTAGTGGTGAATGTGGCCTTACCTTATCAGGATTTGACCATCATGGATGCCTGCCTCGAAACGGGTGTTTCCTATTTGGATACAGCCAATTATGAACCGAAAGAAGAAGCCAAATTCGAATATAAATGGCAATGGGCTTACCATGATCGTTTCAAAGAAGCTGGTTTGACGGCTATTTTGGGGTGTGGTTTCGATCCGGGAGCGACTAGTATCTTTACATCATACGCGGCAAAACATGTGTTCGACGAGATTCAGTATCTCGATATTGTCGATTGTAATGCAGGTGATCACGGTAAAGCTTTCGCTACCAATTTCAATCCCGAAATTAATATTCGCGAGGTGACACAGAAAGGAAAGTACTGGGAGAATGACGACTGGGTTTTGACCGGGCCACATGAAATTCACAAACCGTTGAATTATCCGAACATTGGTCCGAAAGAGTCTTATCTGATTTACCATGAGGAGTTGGAATCGCTGGTGAAAAATTTCCCGACCATTAAACGTGCCCGGTTTTGGATGACCTTCGGACAGGAATATTTAACACACTTGCGCGTGATCCAAAATATTGGTATGGCCGGAATTGAGCCGGTTATGTATGAGGGCAAAGAGATTGTGCCGATCCAGTTCCTGAAAGCAGTGTTGCCGGATCCAGGTGATTTGGGAGAAAATTACCACGGCGAAACTTCTATTGGTTGCCGCATTCGCGGATTGAAAGACGGCAAGGAGCAGACTTATTACATTTACAATAATTGCAGTCATGAAGCGGCTTACAAGGAAACCGGTATGCAGGCTGTTAGTTATACTACGGGCGTTCCGGCGATGATTGGCTCCATGATGTTCATGCGGGGAAAATGGAGAAAACCCGGGGTGAACAACGTCGAGCAGTTCGATCCGGATCCCTTTATGGAGGAATTGAAGAAACACGGCTTACCATGGCACGAATTGCATGACGTCGATTTGGAATTGTAA